The Salvelinus sp. IW2-2015 linkage group LG6.2, ASM291031v2, whole genome shotgun sequence genome window below encodes:
- the LOC111965640 gene encoding mid1-interacting protein 1-like, with amino-acid sequence MMQISSDPASNKNSLLNVMHRFIAATNNMDETIMVPSLLRDVPLEVQESQQVEVVENNEPPYPNKQKDMYEHYLLLKSIKNDMEWGLLKREMSGGASFLEMAVKQEEQQLIIGELPGEEGSDLEGQFHYHLRGLFGVLSKLTVQADHLTNRYKREIGGGNFMR; translated from the coding sequence ATGATGCAAATTAGCAGTGACCCGGCCAGCAACAAGAACTCCCTCCTCAATGTGATGCACCGCTTCATCGCTGCAACCAACAACATGGATGAGACCATCATGGTACCCAGCCTGTTGCGGGATGTGCCCCTGGAGGTGCAGGAGAGCCAGCAGGTTGAGGTGGTGGAGAACAACGAGCCTCCTTACCCTAACAAGCAGAAGGACATGTACGAGCACTACCTCCTCCTCAAGTCCATCAAGAACGACATGGAGTGGGGCCTGCTGAAGAGGGAGATGAGCGGTGGGGCCAGCTTCCTGGAAATGGCTGTCAAGCAAGAGGAGCAGCAGTTGATAATTGGGGAGCTCCCTGGTGAAGAGGGCTCTGATCTGGAAGGCCAGTTCCACTACCACCTCAGGGGACTGTTTGGCGTCCTGTCAAAACTCACAGTGCAAGCAGACCACCTCACCAACCGCTACAAGAGGGAGATCGGAGGTGGTAACTTCATGAGATAG